In the Rhodoferax fermentans genome, GCACCTGCAAGCAAAATGCCACCCAGCAGCAAACCCACCTCCATCGGGTCAAAACGCCGCGGTATCAGCGTGTGGTCAATGAAATACTTACCCAGCAAGGGGCCAGCGGCTTCGAGCAGCGCCGCCACAATCAGCCAAAAACCGCCCTTCCAGACGTGGTGTTTCTCGGATCGGGCCGCATGCAGCAACAGGGCAATGGCTTGGCGCGTGTTGCGTGGCTGGGGAGTGGCTTCAGTCTGCATCCAGACTCGCTTGTAACTGTTGGTAGCGCCATTGGGATGTGTACCAGGCATCAAGCGCCAGCAGACTGGCATGGTCGCCCTGCTCAACAATGCACCCATCCTTGAGCACCAGTATGTGTTCAGCATCCATCACGGCGCTCAAGCGGTGGCTGACGATGATGGTTGTCCTACCTGGGCTGGATTTGCGCAGCTCTTGCAGGTGCTGCAGGATGCTGGTTTCGGTTTGCGTGTCAACGGCAGACAAGGCATCGTCCAGCAGCAACAGCGTTGCATCAGCCAGCATCGCGCGTGCAATGGCCACCCGCTGACGCTGCCCGCCCGAGAGCGAAATGCCTTTTTCCCCCACTGGGGTGTCATAACCCTGTGGCATCCGCGCAATGTCTTCGTCGATGCAGGCCAGGCGAGCCGCGTTTTCGATCTCAGCCCTAGTGGCATCTGGCTTGACCAGCCCAATGTTCTCGGCAATCGTTGCAGAAAACAGAAACGGCTCCTGAGGCACCCAGCTCATTGACTGGTGCAAGGTCTCCAGGGTGTAGTCAGCCAGTCCGTGGGCTCCCCAACTGATGTTGCCCTGGTTGGCTGCGTACTGGCGCAAGATCAAACGAACCAGACTGGATTTCCCCGCACCGGTGGCACCGACAATGCCCAACGTGTGCCCGGCCAACACAGAAAAACTGATTCCCGACAGGGCCAGTGCCTGGTGCCCTGGATATGAAAACGAGACGTCTTTGAACGCCAACGCGCCCACAGGTGTTTGTGTCCTTGTGCCACTGTCATCGATGGACAGTGGCGCCGCCAAGGTCGGCTGCAATCGCTCCCAGGCAGCACGTCCGCGCTGGATCAAAGACAACACCCAGCCAGCAGCAAACATGGGCCAGATCAATTGGCCCAGGTACATGCTGAACGCCGTCAACGCACCAAGGGTCAGCACCCCGTGCCAGACCAGCGTACCGCCCAGCCCCAGGGTCAGTACCGTGGCACAGATCAAGGTGATCCCTACCGTGGGTTCGAGCGCGGCCTCCCATCTCTGGGCTTGCAGGCTGGCACTGGCTGCGTTTTCAGCCAGTTCGGAAAAGCGTGCGGCACTGCGCTCCTCCAGACCCAGCGCACGCAATGTGCGCACACCGGTGAGCGTCTCCTGCACGTGGTCATTGAGTTTGCCAAATCGCTCAAGTGAATCTTTGGAGGCCAGGTGAATGTGCGTTGAGATGCGCCAAAACGCGAATGCCATGAAGGGAAACGGCAGCAGAGCGACCAGTGCCAGTCGCCAGTCAATGCCAAGCGTCATCATGGCAACGACCAGGATCAACGTCAATGTGCCATCAAAGCCTGCCAGCATGGCTTCCCCTGAGGCCATTTCTACAGCGTCAATGTCGTTGGTGGCCTGCGCCATCAGGTCACCCGTGCCACGCTGGTGAAAGAAGTGAGGCCCTTGTAAACACAAGCGAGCGTAGAGGCGTGTGCGCAGCTCGGCCCCAAGACGGTAGCTGGCCGCAAACAGCTGCAAACGCCACGCCACCCGCAGGAAATAAATCAACACGCCCGCCAACACCAGCCAACCCAACTGCGCCAACAGCGCCGTGTTGTCCAGTTGCCCAGCAGCCAGACCGTCCACGATGCGACCAACATGTCGTGGAATGAAGACTGTGAGAGCGCTTACCGCCGCCAGCATCAGTGCCGCAAGCAAATAGGGGCGCCAGTTCTGGCGCACGTAAAGTGCGATCAGGCTGGTCAGGGTCATGGGAGTGCGCCGCAATGGCGTGAATGACGGTTGGGGGGAGACGAATTCTAGGGTTGATTCGGTTAAGCCAACAAAGTCAATGATCCTCATCACTTTGATCATCAGTGGTCTTAAAGATATCGAAAACTGCGGCGCGGGTTGCCACCCCGTTACCCGCAGACGTTGAAAGCCGTGCCCTGACTGCACCGCTATCCTCATGGTTGTTGGGTGGATAACTCAGCTTGCTATCATCCAGCCATGCAGCAACAGTTATGGCATCGTCTGATGGCCACGCTCCAACTACCCATGACCACCGGCCTATTCGATAGCCGGTGTGTTCGGGAGTACGTGGGTGTGCGCGATATCTGGCCATACAAGCCGGTCGCACATTCCCCCGCCCGGCGATAAACCTTTTTCCCTATCTTGCGCAAGCACCTATCGCCGGGCACCAGCTCAGCGCGATAGCGGCCATTCTTCTGCATAACGATGTCTGGCCGCGCTTGATGGAGAAACCTCATGCACAAGACCCTTTCCGGTCAGCGCTTGCTGACCGAGCTCGATTTCACCCGGCTTTCCAAACTGAATCGAGGCCAACTTCCAGAAGACCTGGCCGAGGATTTGAACTCGGCAGACCTGGTGGTCTCACAGGACATTGCCCCCGATATTGTCACGATGAACTCGCAGGTCGAGATCGTCCATGACGGCTCGGCACTGCGCCAGAAGTTCACCCTGTGTTACCCCGCCAACGCTGACGCAGGCCGGGGGCTGATCTCGGTTCTGTCGCCGGTCGGGGCCGCCTTGCTGGGCCGACGCGTTGGCGACACCGCGTGTTGGACCATGCCTCAGGGTGAGGCCCGTTCCGCCAAGGTGGCGGCCATTTTGTTTCAGCCAGAAGCCTCTGGTGACTACACCACCTGAGCAAGGTGCAGGCAAGAGTGAGCGCCCCAGCACCAGTTGGGCCAAAAAGACCATTTCCTGCCTTTTTGAATGCTTCACTTCGACCTCGAACCCCGCTTGAGGGCAGGGATTCGAGCGTCAGATTTTCAAAAGTCTTCAAACCATCATGAGTATTCGTTTCAACACGCAAGTCAGCGCCATTTTGGAAGAGGCCGCCATGAAGTTGGGTGAGCTGGGTTACTACGCCCGCATCGAGCCAGGCCTGGTGCCAGCCAGCGGGGAAGGTGTGATCACCCTGAATGTCGCCAGCAGTCTGATCGGCTTGGCACGGGTGGAGGAGCTGTTTCTGTCTGGGCAGGCGAACATCCAATCCCAGACCTCCAAGCTGGGCCTGCTGAAGTTCATCGCCCGCAGCCAAGACCGAAGCCAGGACCCCGACTTTGTCGCCGGTGTGGTGGGCCCCCGGGACACATGAACGTGCGCGGCCACCCCGGACGACCAGACGCCCGCGCCGATGCGAAGTCTCAGCCATGGCCTGAAGACCCACTGTGTCAACAACGTCAAATTGGAGGTGGACACCATGTATCAACTCAATCACATTCTGGCGGCGACCGATCTGTCAGCACCGGCTCGCCATGCTGCTGAACGTGCGGCACTGGTCAGCAAGGAGACCGCGGCGACGCTTGATCTGTTGCACGTGACCAACCTGGCTCCGCTGGAGCGGCTTGGCCAACTGATGGGCACCACAGCGGGCGACTTGGAACACAAGGTCCTGCAAGCGGAACAGACCAGGCTGATGGCGCTCGCCACTGAACTGCAGCACCGCGTTGGCATCACACCTGACACACAGGTCGTTGCCGGCGACTTGCTCACCGAACTGGCCAAGTCAGCCGATGCCTTGGCAACAGACCTGCTGGTTTGTGGTGCCAAGGGCGACAGTGTTTTTCGCCGCTTCGCGCTGGGAACAACGGCCTTGCGTGTGCTGGGCAAAACAAAGTGCCCCGTTCTGGTGGTGAAACAGCCACCCCGTGGCGCCTACAAGCGGCTGTTGGTACCGGTCGATTTTTCAAGCGCGTCACTTCGGGCCCTGCACCACGCACGCTGCCTGGCGCCCCAGGCCGACATGGTGTTGATGCATGCGTTTGAAGTGCCTTTCGAGGGGCTCTTGCGTTATGCCAGAGTGAACGAAGACACGATCCAGCAGCATCGGGTGACTGCCCGGAAGGAAGCGCTGCACAAGCTCCAGACCTTGCGGGACAAAGCCGGGCTCAACAACATGAACACCAGCCTGCTGGTCCTGCACGGCAACCCAGCCCTGCGCATCCTTGAGCAGGAACAAGCGCTTGATTGCGACTTGACCGTGATGGGCAGACACGGCGACAGCCTGCTGGAAGAGATGCTTCTCGGCAGTGTCACCAAACACGTGCTGGCCGAGTTGCAGGGCGACCTGCTGGTATCGGTGTGAGCCACATACGGGCCAGATCAAACCGCCAGAGATCGCCAGAACACCACGGCGCCACACAGACGCCAGGTCCGCAAGGCGGCCATTGCAGTGCCCGGAGGTTGCATGCAGATGATGCACAAAATATGCTTCAAGCCCTTTTCCTTAAAGGGCTGACAGCTACAAATTAGATACTACATCTGCAAGATCAGCGCATTCACAGCTTCATCGGCTGCGGCGTGGGCATGGGACCAGGCACTTCGGACGGCAGCGGTGCTGGCGACGGAGGTGTCGGCATGGGGGGCGTTGGCATAGGTGGCATGGGTGTCGGTGTGGTTGGCATCGGTTCTGGCGCCGGTATGTCGACGGTCATGGTGAAGTTGGGTTGTTTCATGCGTCTATTTTTGGTGTGGGCAAGGCAGCCGTCTGTGCGTTGCCCCACCACAGAAACACAGGGTGGCTGGTCTGCAAACCTGGCTTGGCCTGCGATCACTCGGGTGCCTTGACCAGGTTCAAACCTGCGCCCGAAAAGTCTGGCCCAGCGCAAACACGGAGTTGGGGCCTTGGGGATGGAAGGCGGCTGGCAAGGGCTGTTTAAACACCCCGCGGTTGGGCGGTGATTTGTGTGCCAGTTCCACACCCTGGGCCAGTTGGTCGAGCACCAGACTCTTCAAGGTGACCGACTGGGTGAACTTCAGCACCTTGGCGTTCATGGCGTCCCACAGGTCTTGTGTCATGTGTTGCACGGGTGAAGCGTCTGCCTGTTTGGTCGAGGGCGGGTCGTCCTCCACCGCGCAAATGATGTCAGCCACGGTGATGACGTCTGTCTGACTGCCCAGCGAGTAGCCGCCGCCCGGCCCACGGATGCTGGTAACCAGCCCTTGCATGCGCAGCTTGCTGAACAACTGCTCGAGGTAAGACAGTGAGATGTGTTGGCGCTGCGCGATCTCGTTGAGCGGAACGGGCCCAAATTTTTCACGCAAAGCCACATCAATCATGGCGGTCAGGGCAAAACGGCCTTTGGTACTTAAACGCATGGTGATTCCTCCAGTTCAGGCGTCCCATTGCACAACGGCCAATCGGTGTTGTCGGTCTGCCAACGAACACAAGCACAGGCCCAGCAAGCGTGCGCTGTCGCACTGACGGGCTCGTTGTCGGGGTCTAAGGTGGGCCTAGCGCACTTTTTAACGGCGCTTTCCCCCCATGCCACTGAACCAGGAGTAACCCATGAACCCATTGCCTCCCGTGCCACCTGCAAGCGACACCACCGACAGCGACATGGCCGAACAAGCCAATCCAGGCCACGGTGTGCCCTCGCAGGACCCCAATGCTGGGGCGCAGACGCCACTGAACCCCAAAGACGCTGAACGCGAAGCCAACTCGGTGCTGGTCGGTGGCGGCGTGATGGCGGGTGCAACCACGGGTGCAGTCATTGGTGTGGCAGTGGCCGGACCGGTGGGGGTGCTGGTGGGAGCCTCGCTCGGTGCGATGGCGGGTGCGCTGGGTGGTGCTGCCGCAGGCGCCGCAGCAAGTGCACAAGATGTGGCCACCCTGCCCGCAGGCTCGGTGCGCTTGCACATCGAAGACAGCGGTGGTGACGGCCGACCCGTGGTGCTGATCCATGGCTGGCCGCTGTCAGCCATGGCCTGGGAGCAGCAGGTGCTGGTGTTACAAGGCGCCGGTTACCGGGTGGTCACGTACGACCGGCGCGGCTTCGGGCGCTCAGACAAACCAGAATCAGGTTACAGCTACGACGATCTGGCCGACGACCTGCAACGTGTTCTGGACCACTGCCAACTGCAGGACGTGACGCTGGTGGGGTTCTCCATGGGGGGTGGCGAAGTGGCACGGTATGTGGCGCGGTACGGCGAATCACTGTTGCACAGCGTGGTGTTTGCGGCGGCCGTGCCGCCGTTCCTGATGAAGTCGGTCGACAACCCCGACGGACCACTCACCCCCGAAGCAGCGCAAAAATCTCGGCGTGCGCTGGAACTGGACCGCAATGCGTTTTTTGAGCAGTTCACCGAAGACTTCTATTCGGCCAATGGGGTATTCCTGGTGACCGAGTCGCAGCGCCGTGAGGCTGTCGCGCTGTGCCAGCAGTCGGCACAAGCTGCGGCACTGGCGTGTATGGACGCGTTTGGCACCACCGACTTCCGTGAAGACCTGAAGCGGCTGACCGTGCCCACCCTGGTGATCCACGGTGACGCCGATGCCATCGTACCGATCGAAGGCTCGGGCCTACGCACCCACCACGCGGTGCGCCACAGCCAGCTGGTGACGGTGAGCGGTGCACCACACGGCCTGAATGTGTCGCACGCGCAGGCCTTCAACGATGCGCTGCTGACCTTCTTGCGCACTTGAGCGCGCTGTCTGCCCAGGGCCACGGTGTGGGCGGATCAGGCACAGACATGAATGTCCGAATATGATTGGTATCTGTCTCTTTCAAAGTGGCTAGGCCCTCATAGATAATGGATCATCAGGGTTTTAATACCGGAGAAATCTTGATGAAAACATGTCTGATAGTGATTGATGCACAAGAGTCCTTCCGCCACCGCCCATTTTTTACCACCACCGACCTGCCCGCCTACGCCCAGGCGCAAAACGCGCTGATCGACGGCTGCCAAGCGGCCGGGGTGCCCATCGTGCGGGTGTTCCATGTGGATGGCCCGGCATCCAGCGACAACCCGTTTGCCCAGGCATCGGGCCACATCAAGCCGCTGGGCGAGTTGCGTGAATTTGAGCCCGCCGCCACCTTTGTCAAAAGCCGCCACAGCGCGCTGGTGGGCACCGGGCTTGATGTGTGGCTCACCGAGAGCGGCATCGGGCGGCTGATCATCAGCGGCATCCGCACCGAACAGTGTTGCGAGACCACCACCCGCCACGCGTCTGACCTGGGCTGGCAGGTGGACTTCTGCCTGGACGCCACGCTGACCTGGGACATGCAACAGCCCGATGGCCAGACCTTGAGCGCGACTGACATCAAAACCCGCACCGCCACCGTGCTGGCTGGCCGTTTTGCCACCCTGTGTGACCCGGCTCAGTCCCTACAACGTGCGCTGGAGCAAGCGGCATGAGCGCGCCCTTACCGATACAGGTGGCCATCCTGGTGTTTGACGCGGTCGAGGTGCTGGACTTTGCCGGGCCGTACGAGGTGTTCACCACCGCCAGCCGGGTGTTTAGCAGGCGCAATCCCGGTACGGGTGCCTTGTTTGAGGTGACCTGTGTCTCGCGGGATGGCGGCCAAATCCAGGCGCGGGCCGGTTTGCGCGTACAAGCCGATCGCAGCTTTGCTGACGAGGCCGCGTGTGACCTGCTGCTGGTGCCCGGTGGTGTGGTGACTGCGCCTCAAGCCTGCCCGGCCACGCTGGATTGGATAAGCCGAACTGCTGCTGGGGCACAGATCAGCGCCTCGGTCTGCACCGGTGCCTTTTTGCTGGCGGCCAGTGGGGTGTTAAACCAGGGCCGTGTCACCACCCATTGGGAGGATGTGGCTGACCTGCGCCAGGCCTTCCCCAAGCTGGAGGTGTGTGAGGGTCCGCGCTGGATCGACAACGGCGCGCTGGTCACCTCGGCGGGCATCAGCGCGGGCATCGACATGTGCCTGCATCTGGTGGCGCGGCTGGCCGGGCCGGAGCTGGCGCGCCTGACCGCCCGCCAGATGGACTACCCCTGGAGTGACGATGCCACTGGCTGACACACCCGCCAATCCGATTGAGCTGTTTTTTGTGCTGCTGCCAGACACCCTGGCGCTGGACTGGGCCGGCCCGGCTGAGGCGATGCGCATCGCCAACCAGGTGCTGGTGGCCAAAGGCTTGGCGCCACGTTTTGTGCTGCGTTTTGTCGGACCCTGTGCGGATCAAGTCAGCTCGGTCGGCCTGCGTTTGAGCGGCATTGAGGCCTTGCCAACGGTCTTGCCACAGCCAAGCTGGGTGGTGCTGCTGGGTTTACCCGGGCAAACCATCGCGGTGGATTCGGAACCGGCCCGCGCCCTGCTGCACTGGCTGCGTGGCCTGCGGCTGGCCAGGCATCAGCTGGAGCTGGTGACCGTGTGTGCCGGGGCCGTGTTGGCGGCCCATGCCGGGCTGCTGGCGCGCCACCATGTCACCACGCACCACCAGCATCTGGCGGAGTTGCAAAAGGTGGCGCCAAGCTGCCAGGTGGTGGCCAACCGGGTGTTTGTGGAAGACGCGCCGGTGTACAGCAGCGCTGGCGTGACCACCGGCATCGACCTGATGCTGCACCGCATTGCCAACCTGTGTGGCGAAGCCGTGGCCGCCCAGGTGGCACAAACCATGGTGGTGGCATTGCGCCGGGGCCCACAAGACCCCGAGTTGTCACCGTTTCTGAGCTACCGCAACCACTTGCACCCAGCCCTGCACCGGGTACAGGACGCGATCAGCAGCGCACCCGCCGACAGCTGGAGTCTGAACCACATGGCCGAGCTGGCCTGCACCTCACCCCGACACTTGACCCGACTGTTTGTAGAGCACGCAGGTATTGCGCCGCTGGCCTATTTGCGCCGCATCCGCCTGGCGCTGGCGCAGACCGCGCTGCAGTCGGGCCGCAATGTGACCCAGGCGGCAGAGTTGGCGGGCTTCAGCTCAGACACCCAGCTGCGCCGCGCCTGGCACCAGTTTGCCGACGGTGGCACCCCATCCAGCTCCAAAATGCCAAATTAATAGCTGAAGGCGCTTTATGGGTAAGGGCTAGCGCCCCATTTGACGTCTAAATCAATGTGTTGCCCGGCGCAGCTCGGCGGCGCGGGCGGTGATGGCCGGGCGGTCGCTGGCGGCACCGGCATTGGCCAGGTAGGTTTCCAAGTCTTCCAGCGCATGGCCGGGATGGCGGGCTTGGGCATGGGCCAGGCCTCGATCACGGTACTCGGACCAGGCCTGAGGCAGCAGCACAATCAACCGGTCCAGCACAGCAATCAGGCGGTGCCAGTCTTCCTGCGCGGCGTGGATCTCTTTGAGGTTGCGCAGCATGCGGGCAATGATCTCGCGCGGGCTGGCAGCCTGCAGGTACAGGCCCAGTGGCAGCTCTTGTTCGTCGACCAGGCTGGAGTGGTTACGGTAGGGCTCCAGCCGCTCGGCCAGTTCTTCGCGGCTGAGTGACTGGCCATTCAAGGGATCAATCACCACCTGCCCTTCACTGAGGTTGACCTTGACCAGGAAATGCCCCGGAAACGCCACACCCCGTGCCTTCAGGCCAATGCCCTGGGCCAGCTCCAACCAGATCACCGCCATCGAGATCGGGATCGCCAGCCGGGTGCGCAGCACCACATGCACAAAGCTGTTGTCGGGGTCGGTGAAGTTGTTGAAGTTGCCGGCAAAGTTCAGGTCGCGAAAGACAAACTGGTTGAGCGTGCGTAACTTTTGCAGCGGCCCGGCGTCGGTCGGCAGGCGCCGTTGCAGGCGCGCCAGCAGCTGGTCCACCTCACCGAGCACCTGCTGCACGCTGATGTCGGGGTACTCGTCCTGGGCCAGGCTGACAGCAGCCTCCAGCAGGGCAAAGTCGGCGTCGGTGTGCACCAGAGAGGCAAAGTACTCCAGCGGCGTCGGGACATTCAGGGAAAAATTCATAGGGGCCATTGTCTACCGGCGCAGGAGTTGGCGCAATTGCAGGCCTGCCACACGGACAGTTCCCAAATATATAGCAGCAGACCCAATCAATACAAGGGCTAGAAGCCAAATTCTCTTGAAACTCTCGGCACGCAAAGCGGTCCAGTCCCAGTGGCCATTGGCCCACACCAGGAAAACCCCTAGCAAGACACAACCCGCCAGCACCTGCAGCAAAAACGCCCCCCAGCCCGGCTCGGGCTTGTAGCTACCCCGTTTGATCAACCCCATCAGCAGCCACAGTGCATTGACCAAGGCGCCAATACCAATCGACAAAGTCAGCGCCGCATGCGCAAACAACGGCACCAATACCAGGTTGAGCAACTGGGTGAACACCAGCACACCCACCGCAATACGCACCGGGGTTTTGGTGTCCTGGTTGGCGTAATAACCGGGTGCCAGCACCTTGATCGCCACAATACCAATCAAGCCGGTGCCCCAACCCATCAGCGCGTAGGTGACCTGCTGCACATCAAAGGCGGTCATGGCGCCGTAGTGGTAGAGCACCGCCACCAGCGGCTTCGGAAACACCAACAGCGCGACCGCACACGGCACCGCCAGCAAGGCCACCAGGCGCAGGCCCCAGTCCAGCATGCTGGAATACCGGGCGGTGTCACCGCTGGCGCGTGCACCGGCCAACTGCGGCATCAACACCACGCCCATGGCCACGCCGAGCAAGGCGGTCGGAAACTCCATCAAGCGGTCGGCATAGGTGATCCAGCTCACGCTGCCCGGTCGCAGATGCGAGGCAATCTGGGTGTTGATCAGCATCGAGATGTGGGCCACACTCACCCCCAGCAGCGCCGGGCCCATCAGGCGCAGCACACTCTGGGTCTCGGTGCAGGCCCAGGCCTCACGCAGGGCAGACAGGCGCCAGCGCAGTCGCGGCTGCAAGGCCAAGCGCTTCAAGGCCCACCACTGAACACCCAACTGCGAGGCACCGCCCAGCAACACCCCCCCTGCCAGCGCATAAATCGGCTCAATACCCAGGCTTTTGAACCAGGGCGCGCCCAGCGCGGTGGCGGCAATCATGCAGACATTGAGCAGCACCGGTGTGGCCGCAGGCACCGCAAAGTGTTTCCAGGTGTTGAGCACGCCAGCGCCCAAGGCCACCAGCGACATGAAGGCGATGTAGGGAAACATCCAGCGCGTCATCACCACCGCCACATCAAAACCGCGCGGGTTTTGTTGCAAACCACTGGCCATGATCCAGACCAGCCCGCCGGCACTGAGCACACCAACAACGCTCAGAACCAACAGCGCCCAGACCAGCACCGTGGCCACCCGGTCAATCACCAGGCGCGTGGCCTCATCCCCCTGCTGCGCTTTGGAGGCCGCCAGCACCGGCACAAAAGCCTGGCTGAACGCGCCTTCACCAAAAAAACGCCGGAACAAGTTGGGAATACGAAATGCCACATTGAAGGCATCGGTCATGGCGGACGCGCCAAAGGTGGACGCCATGAGCAACTCACGCATCAGGCCTGTGATACGTGAAACCAGGGTCAGCAGAGAAACGATAGAGGCGGATTTGAAGAGGCTCACGCGCCAAAGTGTAGCCGGGCAAACAGGACGGATTCCCTGTCGGCAAGTAACTGTTAGAATCGCAGGCTTTGCTGACAACATCCACAGACTCAAGGAACATCAATCATGGCATCTGGAAAACCCAAGAAAAAGAACCCGCGCCTGGCGTCGGGCCGTAAACGCGTCCGTCAGGACATCAAGATCAACGCCGCGAACACCTCGCTGCGTTCCCAATACCGCACCGCTGTCAAGAACGTTGAAAAAGCCGTTCTCGCTGGCGACAAGGCCAAAGCAACCGAGTTGTTTGGCAAGATGCAAGCCGTGGTGGACACCGTGGCTGACAAGGGCATCTTCCACAAGAACAAGGCTGCACGCGACAAGAGCCGCCTGTCTACCAAGGTGAAAGCCTTGGCCCTCGCCGCCTGATTTTCAGGCAAATCGCACGTTGTCCTGAGGGATCAAGACAACGCCGTTTGTAACGGGTGCGCTGTCAGCAAAAGCAAAAAAGCCGTCTTTGGACGGCTTTTTTGCGTCTGACGCCTGTGACTTGTCTGGCACCGCTTGGGCAACAAACGCCAACGCGCACATGCTGGCAAACAGAAACTAGGGTTAACCCTTACAATAGCTTACACATAACTTTCAACACGACCCAGCGCCGCATCCTGGCCAAGCGCACCACCCATGACCCCAACTCTTGTCGATATCACTGGCCTGGCAGCTTTGTCCCTGAATATCGCCGGTCTGGTGCGCACCTCGGACCGATCACTGCGCCATTCCACCGGCTGGGCTTCGGCCTTGTGGGCCGCGAACAACCTGCTGATGGGCGCCCAAAGTGCCGCCGCCTTGAGTGCCCTGAGTGTGGGTCGCCAGGTGTCTGCCTCCAATGCGCAGGGGCGTAGCGCACGCACCAAGCTGTGGTCTTGTCTGGCATTTTTGCTGGTCACTCTGTTGCTTGGGGCACTCACCTGGAACGGCGTGACCACCG is a window encoding:
- the rpsT gene encoding 30S ribosomal protein S20, giving the protein MASGKPKKKNPRLASGRKRVRQDIKINAANTSLRSQYRTAVKNVEKAVLAGDKAKATELFGKMQAVVDTVADKGIFHKNKAARDKSRLSTKVKALALAA
- a CDS encoding YgjV family protein; translated protein: MTPTLVDITGLAALSLNIAGLVRTSDRSLRHSTGWASALWAANNLLMGAQSAAALSALSVGRQVSASNAQGRSARTKLWSCLAFLLVTLLLGALTWNGVTTVFSMAGSMLATYAMFYMRGVALRLAMIGVASLWMYNAWAYDSWWQMLGNTLNGVAAAYGAWRAAKTQTTV